In the Flagellimonas sp. HMM57 genome, one interval contains:
- a CDS encoding acyl carrier protein has protein sequence MNEEDIVKSLQDIFVDVLEHSSFELSKETTANDVDGWDSVTHMMLITEIENKHQIKFSLMDLMNLNNVGDLINVIKEKTKS, from the coding sequence ATGAACGAAGAAGATATAGTAAAATCTTTACAAGATATTTTTGTTGATGTTCTAGAGCATAGCTCTTTTGAACTAAGTAAAGAAACTACGGCGAATGATGTGGATGGCTGGGACTCCGTAACCCACATGATGCTCATTACCGAAATTGAAAACAAACATCAAATAAAATTTTCCCTAATGGACCTCATGAATTTGAACAATGTTGGAGATTTAATAAATGTAATCAAGGAAAAAACAAAATCGTAA